The Deinococcus wulumuqiensis R12 genome has a window encoding:
- the fumC gene encoding class II fumarate hydratase, with translation MTKTRQETDTMGKMDVDASRYWGAQTERSIHNFPIGRDTFVWGRPVIRALGILKKGAAQANAELGELPADVADLIVKAADEVIAGKLDDHFPLVVFQTGSGTQSNMNANEVISNRAIEIAGGEMGSKAPVHPNDHVNRGQSSNDTFPTAMHIAVVLELNERLYGAVGKLRDTLHAKAEQYKDLVKVGRTHLQDATPITLGQEIGGWVAQLDYALAEVRHAGEGLLDLAIGGTAVGTGLNAHPKFGDLAAKKYEAETGYHFRSAENKFAALSAHDALVQTSAALRTLAGALMKMANDVRWLASGPRNGIGEITIPENEPGSSIMPGKVNPTQSEAMTMVATRVFGNDATVAFAGSQGNFQLNVFKPVMVHAVLESIRLISDACLAFNDNCAVGIEPNEEKIKHNLDINLMQVTALNKYIGYDKAAAIAKKAHKEGTSLKEAALALGHVTEEEFAQWVVPLDMTHS, from the coding sequence ATGACCAAAACCCGCCAAGAAACCGACACGATGGGCAAGATGGACGTGGACGCCAGCCGCTACTGGGGCGCACAGACCGAGCGCAGCATCCACAACTTCCCGATTGGCCGCGACACCTTCGTGTGGGGCCGGCCCGTCATCCGGGCGCTGGGCATCCTGAAAAAGGGCGCGGCGCAGGCCAACGCCGAACTCGGTGAACTGCCCGCCGACGTGGCCGACCTGATCGTGAAGGCCGCCGACGAAGTGATTGCCGGCAAACTTGACGACCACTTCCCGCTGGTGGTGTTCCAGACGGGCAGCGGCACCCAGAGCAACATGAACGCCAACGAGGTGATTTCCAACCGCGCCATCGAAATCGCGGGCGGCGAGATGGGCAGCAAGGCTCCCGTTCACCCCAACGACCACGTCAACCGGGGCCAGAGCAGCAACGACACTTTCCCCACCGCCATGCACATCGCGGTGGTGCTGGAACTCAACGAGCGGCTGTACGGCGCGGTGGGCAAGCTGCGCGATACCCTGCACGCCAAGGCCGAGCAGTACAAGGACCTCGTGAAAGTGGGCCGCACCCACCTGCAAGACGCCACGCCCATCACGCTGGGGCAGGAAATCGGCGGCTGGGTGGCGCAACTCGACTACGCGCTGGCGGAAGTGAGGCACGCGGGCGAGGGCCTGCTCGACCTCGCCATCGGCGGCACGGCGGTGGGCACCGGCCTGAACGCCCACCCCAAATTCGGTGATCTGGCGGCCAAAAAGTACGAGGCCGAGACCGGCTACCACTTCCGCAGCGCCGAGAACAAGTTCGCCGCGCTCTCCGCCCACGACGCGCTGGTGCAGACCTCCGCCGCGCTGCGCACCCTGGCCGGGGCACTCATGAAGATGGCGAACGACGTGCGCTGGCTGGCGAGCGGCCCCCGCAACGGCATCGGCGAAATCACCATTCCCGAGAACGAACCCGGCTCCAGCATCATGCCCGGCAAGGTGAACCCCACCCAGTCGGAAGCCATGACGATGGTCGCCACCCGCGTCTTCGGCAACGACGCCACCGTCGCCTTTGCGGGGTCGCAGGGCAACTTCCAGCTCAACGTGTTCAAGCCCGTCATGGTTCACGCCGTGCTGGAAAGCATTCGCCTGATTTCGGACGCCTGCCTCGCCTTCAACGACAACTGCGCGGTGGGCATCGAGCCGAACGAGGAAAAAATCAAGCACAACCTCGACATCAACCTGATGCAGGTCACCGCCCTGAACAAGTACATCGGCTACGACAAGGCCGCCGCCATCGCCAAGAAGGCCCACAAGGAAGGCACCAGCCTCAAGGAAGCGGCGCTCGCGCTGGGCCACGTCACCGAGGAAGAATTTGCCCAGTGGGTCGTGCCGCTGGACATGACGCACAGCTGA
- a CDS encoding carboxylesterase/lipase family protein produces MNKNNFWTALGLCLSLGLAGAAAPASSTSARVQAPAGTFVGQDREGVRTWLGIRYAQPPVGDARWQPPRPTPPLPGDTPATQPGAACLQAFELPGHPQTLRGAEDCLFLNVYAPEGAQKAPVMVWIHGGSFRTGAGSDYDLSVLAREQGVVAVSLNYRLGALGFLATPALDTAQGTAGNLGLLDQQLALKWVRDNVAAFGGDAQNVTVFGESAGGMSICAQLASPGAAGLFDKAIIQSGPCTAPGIMQSRAEAYNLGARFAAAVGCDPADAACLRAVPAEKLVQTRSPNAAFPGAVPFPPVYGDSTVPRAPGEVLRQGLATRVPLLIGSNLNEGTLFAAWVGDPRRDLSAAEFLALNAVLNRANAPRALLTYNSRRFGTRTQAAAASATDSLFACPTSNLARDLSRFGPVYSYEFRDPNPPRPALLRPTAGLPTFGAFHGAEIVSVTGTPTGLGDPADFTPAQAELSRTMQTYWANFARTGQPGGPGLPAWPAFTAEQPQVLGLAPGEVKPVEDFRAEHHCDTVWRP; encoded by the coding sequence ATGAACAAGAACAACTTCTGGACCGCGCTCGGACTCTGCCTGTCCCTCGGACTGGCCGGGGCTGCCGCTCCCGCATCGTCCACCTCTGCCCGCGTGCAGGCCCCGGCAGGCACTTTTGTCGGCCAGGACAGAGAGGGGGTACGGACCTGGCTCGGCATTCGGTATGCCCAGCCGCCCGTCGGGGACGCCCGCTGGCAGCCGCCCCGCCCCACGCCCCCCCTTCCGGGCGACACCCCGGCGACGCAGCCGGGGGCCGCCTGTCTTCAGGCCTTCGAGCTGCCGGGACACCCCCAGACGCTGCGCGGCGCCGAGGACTGCCTGTTTCTGAACGTCTATGCGCCCGAAGGTGCGCAGAAAGCCCCAGTGATGGTCTGGATTCACGGCGGCAGCTTTCGGACCGGCGCGGGCAGCGACTACGACCTGAGCGTGCTGGCCCGTGAGCAGGGGGTGGTGGCGGTCAGCCTGAACTACCGCCTGGGCGCCCTGGGGTTTCTGGCGACCCCGGCGCTCGACACCGCGCAGGGCACGGCGGGCAACCTGGGCCTGCTCGACCAGCAACTCGCGCTGAAGTGGGTGCGGGACAATGTCGCTGCCTTCGGGGGCGACGCGCAGAACGTGACCGTGTTCGGGGAGTCGGCGGGCGGCATGAGCATCTGCGCCCAGCTCGCCTCGCCGGGTGCCGCAGGCCTGTTCGACAAGGCGATTATTCAGAGTGGTCCCTGCACCGCCCCCGGCATCATGCAGAGCCGCGCCGAGGCGTACAACCTGGGCGCCCGCTTTGCCGCCGCCGTGGGCTGTGACCCCGCCGACGCCGCCTGCCTGCGGGCCGTGCCCGCCGAGAAGCTGGTGCAGACCCGCTCGCCGAACGCCGCTTTTCCCGGCGCCGTGCCGTTTCCGCCCGTCTACGGCGACAGCACTGTGCCCCGCGCTCCGGGCGAGGTACTGCGGCAAGGGCTGGCGACCCGCGTCCCGCTGCTGATCGGCAGCAATCTCAACGAGGGCACCCTGTTCGCCGCCTGGGTGGGCGACCCCCGGCGCGACCTGAGCGCCGCCGAATTCCTGGCCCTGAACGCCGTGCTCAACCGCGCCAACGCCCCCCGCGCCCTGCTGACCTACAACAGCCGCCGCTTCGGCACCCGCACCCAGGCCGCCGCCGCCAGCGCCACCGACAGCCTGTTCGCCTGCCCGACCAGCAACCTCGCCCGCGACCTCTCGCGCTTCGGGCCAGTCTACAGCTACGAATTCCGCGACCCCAACCCGCCCCGGCCCGCGCTGCTGCGGCCCACTGCCGGGCTGCCGACCTTCGGTGCCTTTCACGGTGCGGAAATCGTGAGTGTGACCGGCACCCCCACCGGCCTGGGCGACCCCGCCGACTTCACGCCCGCGCAGGCCGAACTTTCGCGCACCATGCAGACCTACTGGGCCAACTTTGCCCGCACCGGCCAGCCGGGTGGCCCTGGACTGCCCGCGTGGCCCGCCTTCACCGCCGAGCAGCCGCAGGTGCTGGGCCTGGCCCCCGGCGAGGTCAAGCCGGTTGAGGACTTCCGCGCCGAGCACCACTGCGACACAGTCTGGCGGCCCTGA
- a CDS encoding PadR family transcriptional regulator codes for MNTKEQLRLLILAVLDRQPEHGYAIAQAIKARSEGVLSAKEGSLYPALHLLEKEGLVESSEVDVRGRVRREYRLTDAGRTALARARGEWQRQTQAVGAVVGGG; via the coding sequence ATGAACACCAAGGAGCAACTGCGCCTGCTGATTCTGGCGGTGCTCGACCGTCAGCCCGAACACGGCTACGCCATCGCCCAGGCCATCAAGGCCCGGTCTGAGGGCGTCCTCAGCGCCAAGGAGGGCAGCCTTTACCCGGCGCTGCACCTGCTGGAGAAGGAAGGGCTGGTGGAAAGCAGCGAGGTGGATGTCAGGGGCCGCGTGCGCCGCGAGTACCGCCTGACCGACGCGGGGCGCACGGCTCTGGCACGGGCGCGGGGCGAGTGGCAGCGGCAGACACAGGCGGTGGGCGCGGTCGTGGGGGGAGGTTGA
- a CDS encoding helix-turn-helix domain-containing protein, giving the protein MQFTLADLLRRHGITQKKLAEAAGMRPATLNALVKAKTGRVEIGTLVAVISGLRKLGVQANVGDLLRVEDVPDDAEQAARERALRLLGGEPWGLKPRGSAVLAEVNGPPIEEFLREHRGPEL; this is encoded by the coding sequence ATGCAATTTACTCTGGCAGACCTGCTGCGGCGGCACGGCATCACCCAGAAAAAGCTGGCGGAGGCGGCAGGCATGCGCCCGGCCACGCTCAATGCGCTGGTGAAGGCCAAAACGGGGCGGGTGGAAATCGGCACGCTGGTGGCGGTGATTTCGGGCCTTCGCAAACTGGGCGTGCAGGCCAACGTGGGCGACCTGCTGCGCGTGGAAGACGTTCCAGACGATGCAGAGCAGGCAGCGAGGGAGCGGGCGTTGAGGCTGCTGGGCGGCGAACCCTGGGGCCTGAAGCCGCGTGGTTCGGCGGTGCTGGCAGAGGTCAACGGCCCACCCATTGAAGAATTCCTGCGCGAGCATCGGGGGCCAGAGCTTTGA
- a CDS encoding type II toxin-antitoxin system VapC family toxin → MTLLYLDTSALARLYTREEGHEHVSAEYARSTGVVCHDNTFVEMASALGGRRRRKLMTEGMYAQAQRDFEADWPTFRHVAIDPPLLSDAARLAQSYGLRAYDAVHLAAALALVPLGVRFMTFDAALREVARDVLPAVWEA, encoded by the coding sequence TTGACGCTGCTGTATCTGGACACCTCGGCGCTGGCCCGTCTGTACACCCGTGAGGAAGGCCATGAACACGTTTCCGCCGAATATGCCCGGAGTACGGGTGTGGTCTGCCACGACAACACTTTCGTAGAGATGGCTTCTGCTCTGGGCGGCAGGCGGCGGCGCAAACTCATGACCGAGGGGATGTACGCGCAGGCCCAGCGAGATTTTGAAGCCGACTGGCCCACTTTTCGTCACGTCGCCATAGACCCGCCCCTCCTCTCGGACGCGGCCCGCCTCGCTCAAAGTTACGGCCTGCGCGCTTATGACGCGGTGCATCTGGCGGCGGCGCTGGCCCTGGTGCCGCTGGGCGTGCGCTTCATGACCTTCGACGCGGCGCTGCGCGAGGTGGCGCGGGACGTGTTGCCCGCCGTGTGGGAAGCGTAG
- a CDS encoding ExeM/NucH family extracellular endonuclease — MSLKPALLLSCALLLAACGQSPAVTEPATAPAQAAPASVPGAQNSLQSLSVKPDALTVTVPEGASAVTFTLQGTKLPGGKVFPGVIQDGQASADLSGLPKGDPKYTVTVRAYDVPGGVVLYAAQTSINLSSGKVTGPLTFERVKADVTVTASPVLPETSALTAQLGEQTVTLTVKDGVASGTFAGVPTTGSQTVTVTGQSSDGQTTQSGTATFAVLEGGTRAEVKLTELAHCPVSTSPVTRVPAVQGSGDASPLLNQVVTVRGIVTADFQSGLRGFFIQDAQGDGDAATSDAVFVYTGTAPQNVQVGQYVQLTGTVKEFYGSTQIDTLTAFAGCSGTQEVKPVELKAPFTDLEKYEGMRVTFPETLTVTDNYGYGRYGELGLSAGGRLFNPTNGNVTTTLEQNAARKIVLDDANTAQNPANLPYLSAEGTRRTGDTVTGLSGVLHYANNVFKVEPTVAPTFADTNPRPAQPKDVGGSLKVAGANVLNYFTTFTSNDRGADSAYEFQRQKTKVVNALRGLDADIVTLMEVQNNGDVALNDLVTSLNAAYGTDTYRAVQTGTIGTDAIKVAIIYKPARVNLVGKYQVDTNAIHSRPPLAQTFQDKQGGGVLTVVANHLKSKGSCPTSGDVDRGEGCWNELRTQQAQALLGFVDRLKTLSGDMDVLLMGDFNAYGAEKPIQTLQSGGFVSENLRIPAEDRYSYQFGGQFGYLDHALASTNLDTQVTGVTEWHINADEPTLADYNVEYKQNPECRTSTCTSPDLWQNNPFRASDHDPVLIGLQLTRDEVRPDFTLSVSGTAAATAAQPYTLNLTTSALPDTLTVNWGDGQTETLSSGATTATHAYASAGTYTVTVTATANGQTQTAVQTVTVSAAPVVVTPPTSASKLVISEVYGGGGNSGATYTNDFIEIFNAGTTSVNLGGYSVQYASATGTSWAVTPLTSVNLAPGQSYLVQQAKGAGGTTPLPTPDASGTLAMSGSAGQVALVEGTAKITGSTDAGVRDYVAYSGLSSSTSAARLSPCTDTDAASDFKAGAPTPQNTGAAPVNCVTPQ, encoded by the coding sequence ATGTCCCTGAAACCTGCCCTGCTGCTGTCCTGCGCCCTGCTGCTCGCCGCCTGCGGTCAGTCGCCCGCCGTGACCGAACCGGCCACCGCTCCCGCTCAGGCCGCGCCCGCTTCCGTCCCCGGCGCACAGAACAGCCTGCAAAGCCTGTCGGTCAAGCCCGACGCCCTCACCGTGACGGTGCCTGAAGGCGCGAGCGCCGTCACCTTTACGCTGCAAGGCACCAAGCTGCCGGGCGGCAAAGTGTTCCCGGGGGTCATCCAGGACGGACAGGCGAGCGCGGACCTGAGCGGCCTGCCGAAAGGCGACCCCAAGTACACCGTGACCGTGCGGGCGTACGACGTGCCGGGCGGCGTGGTGCTGTATGCGGCCCAGACCAGCATCAACCTGTCCAGCGGCAAGGTGACCGGCCCCCTGACCTTCGAGCGCGTGAAGGCCGACGTGACCGTGACCGCCAGCCCGGTGCTGCCCGAAACGTCTGCCCTGACCGCCCAACTCGGCGAGCAGACCGTGACCCTCACGGTGAAAGACGGCGTGGCGAGCGGCACCTTCGCGGGCGTGCCCACCACCGGCAGCCAGACCGTGACCGTGACCGGCCAGAGCAGCGACGGCCAGACCACCCAGAGCGGCACGGCCACCTTCGCTGTGCTGGAAGGCGGCACCCGGGCCGAAGTCAAGCTGACCGAACTGGCCCACTGCCCTGTCTCCACCAGCCCCGTGACCCGTGTTCCCGCCGTGCAGGGCAGCGGCGACGCCAGCCCCCTGCTGAATCAGGTCGTGACGGTGCGCGGCATCGTGACCGCCGACTTCCAGAGCGGACTGCGCGGCTTTTTCATTCAGGACGCGCAGGGCGACGGGGACGCGGCCACCAGCGACGCCGTGTTCGTGTACACCGGCACCGCGCCGCAGAACGTGCAGGTCGGCCAGTACGTGCAACTGACCGGCACCGTCAAGGAGTTCTACGGCTCCACCCAGATCGACACCCTGACCGCCTTTGCTGGCTGCTCCGGCACGCAGGAAGTCAAGCCGGTCGAACTGAAAGCGCCTTTCACCGACCTGGAAAAGTACGAGGGCATGCGCGTCACCTTCCCCGAAACGCTGACCGTGACCGACAACTACGGTTACGGGCGCTACGGTGAACTGGGCCTGAGCGCGGGCGGACGCCTGTTCAACCCCACCAACGGCAACGTGACCACCACGCTGGAGCAGAACGCCGCACGCAAAATCGTGCTGGACGACGCCAACACTGCCCAGAACCCCGCCAACCTGCCCTACCTGAGCGCGGAAGGCACCCGCCGCACCGGGGACACCGTGACCGGATTGAGCGGGGTGCTGCACTACGCCAACAACGTGTTCAAGGTCGAGCCGACGGTCGCCCCCACCTTCGCCGACACCAACCCGCGCCCGGCCCAGCCCAAGGACGTGGGCGGCAGCCTCAAGGTGGCCGGGGCCAACGTGCTGAACTACTTCACCACCTTCACCAGCAACGACCGCGGAGCCGACAGCGCCTACGAATTCCAGCGCCAGAAGACCAAAGTGGTGAATGCGCTCAGGGGGCTGGACGCCGACATCGTCACCCTGATGGAAGTGCAGAACAACGGCGACGTGGCGCTGAACGACCTCGTGACCAGCCTGAACGCCGCGTACGGCACCGACACCTACCGCGCCGTGCAGACCGGCACCATCGGCACCGACGCCATCAAGGTCGCCATCATCTACAAGCCCGCGCGCGTGAACCTGGTCGGCAAGTACCAGGTGGACACCAACGCCATTCACAGCCGCCCTCCCCTCGCCCAGACCTTCCAGGACAAGCAGGGCGGCGGCGTGCTGACCGTGGTCGCCAACCACCTCAAGAGCAAGGGCAGCTGCCCGACCAGCGGCGACGTGGACCGCGGCGAAGGCTGCTGGAACGAACTGCGCACCCAGCAGGCCCAGGCGCTGCTCGGCTTCGTGGACCGCCTGAAGACCCTCAGCGGCGACATGGACGTGCTGCTGATGGGCGACTTCAACGCCTACGGTGCCGAAAAGCCCATTCAGACCCTTCAAAGCGGCGGCTTCGTCAGCGAGAACCTGCGCATTCCCGCCGAGGACCGCTACTCCTACCAGTTCGGCGGGCAGTTCGGCTACCTCGACCACGCGCTCGCCAGCACCAACCTCGACACTCAGGTGACGGGCGTGACCGAATGGCACATCAACGCCGACGAACCCACGCTGGCCGACTACAACGTGGAATACAAGCAAAACCCCGAGTGCCGCACCAGCACCTGCACCAGCCCCGACCTGTGGCAGAACAACCCCTTCCGCGCCTCCGACCACGACCCGGTGCTGATCGGCCTGCAACTCACCCGCGACGAGGTGCGCCCCGACTTCACCCTCAGCGTGAGCGGCACCGCAGCGGCGACCGCCGCTCAGCCCTACACCCTGAACCTGACCACCAGCGCCCTGCCCGACACCCTGACCGTGAACTGGGGCGACGGCCAGACCGAGACCCTGAGCAGCGGCGCGACCACGGCCACCCACGCCTACGCCAGCGCCGGAACCTACACCGTGACCGTGACGGCCACCGCGAATGGTCAGACCCAGACCGCTGTCCAGACGGTGACCGTGAGCGCCGCGCCCGTGGTCGTGACGCCCCCCACCTCCGCCAGCAAACTGGTCATCAGCGAGGTGTACGGCGGCGGCGGCAACAGCGGCGCGACCTACACCAACGACTTCATCGAGATTTTCAACGCGGGCACCACCAGCGTGAACCTCGGCGGCTACAGCGTGCAGTACGCCAGCGCCACGGGCACCAGCTGGGCCGTGACGCCCCTGACGAGCGTGAACCTCGCCCCCGGCCAGTCCTACCTCGTGCAGCAGGCCAAGGGCGCGGGCGGTACCACCCCCCTGCCCACCCCCGACGCCAGCGGCACCCTCGCCATGAGCGGCAGCGCCGGGCAGGTGGCCCTGGTCGAGGGCACGGCCAAAATCACCGGCAGCACCGACGCTGGCGTGCGTGACTACGTGGCGTACAGCGGCCTGAGTAGCAGCACCAGCGCCGCTCGCCTGTCCCCCTGCACCGACACCGACGCCGCCAGCGACTTCAAGGCCGGTGCGCCCACCCCGCAGAACACGGGCGCGGCGCCTGTAAACTGCGTGACCCCGCAGTAA